One genomic segment of Cherax quadricarinatus isolate ZL_2023a chromosome 30, ASM3850222v1, whole genome shotgun sequence includes these proteins:
- the Dtwd2 gene encoding tRNA-uridine aminocarboxypropyltransferase 2, translated as MAEGIEEELAQLADLTHIEIGRREKRPLCNICSRPVGVCWCWSLGRQRVETSCRVVILQHPHEEKRCLRTAPILQAALPKGAYVEVKGKRFPFSRFPQLEDIFTNENSILMYPGEKAISLEELPHVGKDQPPYNIIIIDGTWQQAKSMYHNCCHLHSLRQVSLSGKYISEYVIRTQPTEDALSTVESAAIALATLEQNWSIYHTLVYPLQLLCQYQIQHGAVPHQSKEHMIISGRSSKPLGKRTYKKLRKCGAKQGDSLSEFMDSLTLYTSQVEEINHAGGPNFDGVKSHDGSDKTETKNCNLDRNIHNSSGNETQNLNMLHQIFPVLNTAIESSQEFR; from the exons atggcagaAGGTATAGAGGAGGAGCTAGCTCAGCTGGCAGATTTAACTCACATTGAAATAGGACGACGAGAGAAACGACCCCTTTGTAACATATGCAG TCGACCTGTGGGTGTATGTTGGTGTTGGAGTCTTGGGAGGCAAAGAGTGGAGACATCTTGTCGTGTTGTGATTCTTCAACATCCACATGAGGAAAAACGTTGCCTTCGTACTGCTCCAATTCTACAGGCCGCTCTTCCTAAGGGAGCTTATGTGGAAGTAAAAGGAAAAAGATTTCCATtttcaag ATTCCCACAGTTGGAGGACATTTTTACCAATGAGAACTCAATACTCATGTATCCAGGAGAGAAAGCTATCAGTTTAGAGGAGTTGCCACATGTAGGGAAGGACCAGCCTCCATACAACATCATCATTATTGATGGCACCTGGCAGCAGGCAAAATCTATGTACCATAACTGCTGCCACCTACACTCCCTCAGACAA GTTAGTTTATCTGGAAAATACATAAGTGAGTATGTAATCCGCACCCAGCCTACAGAAGATGCTCTCTCAACTGTTGAGTCAGCAGCCATTGCATTAGCTACATTAGAGCAAAATTGGTCTATTTATCATACACTTGTTTACCCTCTCCAACTCCTGTGTCAGTACCAG ATCCAACATGGTGCAGTTCCCCATCAGAGCAAAGAACACATGATCATATCTGGCCGCTCTAGTAAGCCGTTAGGAAAACGAACTTATAAAAAACTGCGAAAGTGTGGTGCCAAACAGGGCGACTCGCTCTCAGAGTTCATGGACTCCCTCACTTTGTATACAAGTCAGGTAGAAGAAATTAACCATGCTGGTGGACCTAATTTTGATGGTGTTAAATCACATGATGGAAGtgataaaactgaaacaaaaaactGTAATCTTGACAGAAATATTCACAATTCTTCTGGCAATGAAAC